In one window of Osmia lignaria lignaria isolate PbOS001 chromosome 11, iyOsmLign1, whole genome shotgun sequence DNA:
- the LOC143305848 gene encoding uncharacterized protein LOC143305848 gives MPDDVTLKGAVKKDAIKKDAVTRDTSTMDTRQDVEAPEFRNVKLPAFWKDEPRLWFTMLEREFAAYNVRADAVKSSAVVRNLDPATMKIILDVIEAPEEKSTYVHIKQALIDRLAKSDEANLRKLLTDIELGNKKPSELLREMSQLAGKNVGESALRTLWIQRLPTRVQEVLAIVDDADLDRLAKLADKISERSGVAEVAAISDSNHGTRESRKDTMPGRQDGDLAAIAQRSGSRSKEASRDNGYCYFHGRFGEESWRCRKPCSWNSPDKRRPEN, from the exons atGCCCGACGACGTCACACTAAAGGGCGCCGTTAAAAAGGACGCCATTAAAAAGGACGCCGTTACAAGGGACACATCCACAATGGACACAAGGCAAGACGTAGAAGCGCCTGAGTTTAGAAATGTAAAACTTCCTGCATTTTGGAAAGACGAACCGCGACTTTGGTTCACGATGTTGGAAAGGGAGTTTGCCGCTTATAATGTAAGAGCGGACGCCGTAAAGAGTTCGGCGGTCGTCAGAAACTTGGACCCGGCGACcatgaaaattattcttgacGTGATAGAGGCTCCTGAAGAAAAATCAACGTATGTACATATCAAACAAGCGTTGATAGATCGCCTCGCGAAGAGTGATGAAGCCAATTTGAGGAAGCTTCTCACGGACATAGAGCTGGGAAATAAAAAGCCCTCGGAGCTTTTAAGAGAAATGTCCCAGCTAGCAGGGAAAAACGTCGGGGAAAGCGCGCTTCGGACGCTCTGGATACAGAGACTTCCCACTAGAGTCCAGGAAGTGTTGGCGATCGTGGATGACGCTGACCTTGACCGATTGGCGAAGCTCGCCGATAAAATTTCCGAACGTTCGGGGGTGGCGGAGGTGGCCGCCATTTCCGACTCAAACCATGGCACGAGGGAATCAAGAAAGGACACCATGCCGGGGCGACAAGATGGCGATTTAGCGGCCATCGCTCAAAG AAGCGGTTCCCGATCCAAAGAGGCATCACGCGACAACGGATACTGCTATTTTCATGGCAGATTCGGCGAGGAGTCATGGCGATGCCGGAAACCGTGCTCATGGAACAGCCCGGACAAGAGGCGTCCGGAAAACTAG